The following DNA comes from Enterobacter sp. SA187.
CGGAGAGCTGGTTGATCATCTGGTGATAGCCTTCCGCCTGCTCCGGCGGGCAGAACGGGTGCAGTTCCGAGAATTCCGGCCAGGTGATGGGGATCATTTCGGCCGCGGCGTTCAGCTTCATGGTGCAGGAGCCGAGCGGGATCATCGCCTGGTTAAGGGCCAGATCTTTGCGCTCCAGACTGTGCATGTAGCGCATCATTTCGGTTTCGCTGTGATAGCGGTTAAACACCGGATGCGCGAGGATCGCGTCTTCGCGCAGCATAGCCGGCTGAATGGAACGGCTGTCGTGAGCGACGTTTTTATCCAGCGCGTCAATGTCGTGCTGCTCAACGCCGGTGAGCACGGCAAGCAACAGCTGCACGTCTTCGCGGGTGGTGGTTTCATCCAGCGTAATGCCGACCGCGTTAATGATGTCGCTGCGCAGGTTGATTTCACGGGCTTCAGCACGCGCCAGCACTTCGGCTTTATCCGCCACTTCCACGCACAGGGTGTCGAAGTAGTGGGCGTGGCGCAGTTTCAGGCCGTGCTGTTGCAGGCCCGCCGCCAGAATATCCGCCAGGCGGTGAATACGACTGGCAATACGCTTCAGGCCGACCGGACCGTGATACACGGCGTACAGGCTGGCAATGTTCGCCAGCAACACCTGCGAGGTACAGATGTTGGAGTTCGCTTTCTCGCGGCGGATATGCTGCTCGCGGGTCTGCATCGCCATGCGCAGCGCGGTGTTACCGGCGGCATCTTTGGACACGCCGATAATACGGCCTGGCATGGAACGTTTGAATTCATCTTTCGCAGCGAAGAAGGCCGCGTGCGGGCCGCCGTAGCCCATAGGCACGCCGAAACGCTGAGCAGAGCCGAAGACGATGTCCGCGCCCTGTTTGCCCGGCGCGGTTAACAGCACCAGCGCCATAAAGTCGGCGGCTACGCTGACAATCACTTTGCGCGCTTTCAGTTCGGCGATCAGCGCGCTGTAGTCATGCACTTCGCCGGTGGTGCCCACCTGCTGTAACAGCACGCCGAACACATCCTGATGATCGAGCACTTTGTCAGCATCATCGACGATCACGTCAAAACCAAAGGTTTCAGCACGGGTACGTACCACGTCCAGCGTCTGCGGGTGTACGTCTGCCGCCACGAAGAAACGGTTGGCGTTTTTCAGTTTGCTGACGCGCTTTGCCATTGCCATGGCTTCCGCGCCTGCGGTGGCTTCATCGAGCAGCGAGGCGGAGGCAATGTCCAGTCCGGTCAGATCCAGGGTCACCTGCTGGAAGTTAAGCAGCGCTTCCAGACGGCCCTGGGAAACTTCCGGCTGATACGGGGTATAAGCGGTATACCAGCCCGGATTTTCCAGCATGTTGCGCAGGATCACCGGCGGCAGCTGCACGGCGGTGTAACCCATGCCGATATAAGACTTAAAGCGTTTATTGCGGGCGGCGATGGCTTTTAACTCTGCCAGCGCGGCAAATTCGGTTGCGGCGTCACCCA
Coding sequences within:
- the gcvP gene encoding aminomethyl-transferring glycine dehydrogenase; the encoded protein is MTQTLSQLENSGAFIERHIGPDATQQQEMLNAVGAESLNALIGQIVPKDIQLDTPPQVGDAATEFAALAELKAIAARNKRFKSYIGMGYTAVQLPPVILRNMLENPGWYTAYTPYQPEVSQGRLEALLNFQQVTLDLTGLDIASASLLDEATAGAEAMAMAKRVSKLKNANRFFVAADVHPQTLDVVRTRAETFGFDVIVDDADKVLDHQDVFGVLLQQVGTTGEVHDYSALIAELKARKVIVSVAADFMALVLLTAPGKQGADIVFGSAQRFGVPMGYGGPHAAFFAAKDEFKRSMPGRIIGVSKDAAGNTALRMAMQTREQHIRREKANSNICTSQVLLANIASLYAVYHGPVGLKRIASRIHRLADILAAGLQQHGLKLRHAHYFDTLCVEVADKAEVLARAEAREINLRSDIINAVGITLDETTTREDVQLLLAVLTGVEQHDIDALDKNVAHDSRSIQPAMLREDAILAHPVFNRYHSETEMMRYMHSLERKDLALNQAMIPLGSCTMKLNAAAEMIPITWPEFSELHPFCPPEQAEGYHQMINQLSDWLVKLTGYDALCMQPNSGAQGEYAGLLAIRHYHESRNEGHRDICLIPSSAHGTNPASAQMAGMQVVVVACDKNGNIDLNDLRAKAEQAGDNLSCIMVTYPSTHGVYEETIREVCEIVHQFGGQVYLDGANMNAQVGITSPGFIGADVSHLNLHKTFCIPHGGGGPGMGPIGVKAHLAPFVPGHSVVQIEGMLTRQGAVSAAPFGSASILPISWMYIRMMGAEGLKKASQVAILNANYIASRLKDAYPVLYTGRDGRVAHECILDIRPLKEETGISELDIAKRLIDYGFHAPTMSFPVAGTLMVEPTESESKVELDRFIDAMLAIRGEIDRVQAGEWTLEDNPLVNAPHTQRELVAEWQHGYSREQAVFPAGLNNKYWPTVKRLDDVYGDRNLFCSCVPMSDYE